The region AGAATCCCTCAATTAAATTAATATTCATAAGCGCCGGAAATCCTGTGGCCATGAATCCAAACTCTAAAAAGGTAAAGAAGGCATTTGAAAGCACTGATTATATGATAGCTGTTGATCAAATTTTAAATGACACTACAGAACTTGCAGATTTATTTTTACCCGCAACCACATTCCTGGAAGATGAAGATATTCTTGGAAGTTATGGAAGTAACTGGATTACTCCCATAAACCCCGTAATTGAGCCTCTTGGTGAAGCTAAATCAGAACTATGGATTTTTCAACAATTAGCTCAAAGACTTGGTTTTAGGGATGAAATGGCCGGAACACCAAAAGAATGGCTTTCAAAACTTACATCTCCCATTATTAATGAAGGAATACTGCTTGAAGAGCTTCAAAAAGCTCCAATTAGGGTACAGTCTGCCCCAAAAACTCCATATGCAGACAAAAAATTTAAAACTCCATCAGGCAAGTTTGAATTTATCAATGATTTTGAATATAAAGATGGTTCAAACCATGAGTTCCCGTTACGTTTACTTTCAATAATGCCTAAAAAGTGGATATTGTCTGGAATTCCAGAAAATGAACATAAAAAAGGTATTTTAGAGGTTCATGCCCATCCTGATATTTTAAAAGCCCAGAATATCAGTAGCGGCGATGAAGTACTGCTTGAATCTGCTGTGGGGAGTCTTATTGCTAAAGTAATTGAAGATGAAGAGGTTAGAAAGGATTATGTCCTTACATATCTGGGGGGATGGTTAAAATACAATAAATGTGTGAATATTTTGACAAAGGACATGATAAGTGAACGTGGAAATGGTACTCCTTATAATGAAACGTTTGTAAGAATTAAAAAGTTAGAATAGTTATTTAATTTAAAAAAATGTTTTTAGGGAATTATCTTTCCCTTTTTCCTTCAATAAATTCATTCACCATTTCATAGGCTTTTTCATCTATAAACTGTTCTGGTGGATGTTTCATGGTGTAAGCTGAAATTGAAGTTAATTGGCCGCTAATTCCTCGTTCAAGAGCTAATTTGCAGCAGCGAATTGCATCTATCACGCATCCTGCAGAATTGGGTGAATCTTCAACGCTTAATCTTAATTCTATGTTCATAGGCACGTCACCGAATGTTTTACCTTCCATTCTAAGGAAGCATAATTTATTGTCTTTTTGCCATGGAACATAATCACTGGGGCCAATATGTATATTGGGGTCGTCAAGTCTTTCAGCTAGAACGGATTGGACTGCTTCTGTTTTTGATTCTTTTTTAGAGTCGAGTCTATCTTTGTTTAACATGTTAAGGAAATCAGTGTTTCCTCCAGTATTTAGCTGATATGTTCTTTCTAATTTAACTCCGCGCTCACGGAATAAGGTGGCTAATGTCCGATGGGTGATTGTAGCACCGATTTGTGCTTTTATGTCATCACCAACTGCAGGAATTCCTTTTTCTTCGAATTTCTTGGCCCATTCGGGGTTGCTTACAATGAAAACAGGCATGCTGTTTACATATGCGATTCCAGCATCAAGTGCGCATTGTGCGTAGAATTCTGTTGCTTTTTGGCTTCCTACAGGAAGATAATTTATGAGAATTTCTGCACCACTTTCTTTTAAAATACGTACAATATCTGATTCTGGTTCATCAGCTACTTTAAAAGTGTAATCATCATCATATTTGTCCATATGTGGGGCAACACCGTCAAGGACTTTGCCCATAGATACATTAACTCCTGTTTTGGGGATATCTGGGCAAAAAATTGTTGTACAGTTGGGTTTTGCAAAAATAGCTTTGCTTACGTCTTTCCCTACTTTTCTTTGGTCTATGTCAAAGGCGGCAACAACTTCTATATCACTTGGTTTATACCCTCCAATGTTCCAGTGCATGAGACCAATTGCATCGTTGCTGTCTTTATCTTTATAATAATGAATTCCTTGTATTAAGGAACTTGCGCAATTACCAAGTCCAATTATCGCTATTTTTATCTTCTCCAAATGTAACACCTTCTAAAATACTATTAAAAACGTTGATGTGGTTATCAATATTATTTAAAATTAATATTGCAATTTTACTTTATTATTTTATTCTTATTTTATTTCACGAGTAATTATATTCTCTTTTAGAAGAGAATTAGCTAATTATACTATTAAATGTTTCGATCAACCTATTATTTGTTAATATGGATTAATAAGTATTTAAATTCAACTGAAATTAATTTTTAATATAATTTAAATTAAAGTTTTAAAGACAAAAAAAGGGATAAAATTTTAATTAGCGAAATATCCGCGGGATTCAAAGGTCATAAGTCCAAAATAACCTGCAGTTGTAAGAAGAACACTCCATATTACAATACCTATAGTCATCCATATTAATAACGGTTTTATACGAGCCCCTAATGCAATTCCAAGGGCAGCTCCCAGTGGAGCACCAAAAAGAAGGGGTGATAATATTCCTAATCCTATTATGCCATATTTGTTCCATATTTTATAAAAGCTGCTGTTTTTTATATCTTTATTTTTTCCATACCGCCATTTCATGAATCTTTCTCTTATGTTATCTCCTACAGTTGAAACTAAAAATGCTGCAAATATTGCCCCTAAAGCTGAAAAAATTCCTATTAAAACAGGATTAAGCTTTATGGCCAAACCAATGGGAATTGCAGCCCATAACTCGAAAACACTTGCTCCAAATACTAATA is a window of Methanobacterium sp. DNA encoding:
- a CDS encoding inositol-3-phosphate synthase, giving the protein MEKIKIAIIGLGNCASSLIQGIHYYKDKDSNDAIGLMHWNIGGYKPSDIEVVAAFDIDQRKVGKDVSKAIFAKPNCTTIFCPDIPKTGVNVSMGKVLDGVAPHMDKYDDDYTFKVADEPESDIVRILKESGAEILINYLPVGSQKATEFYAQCALDAGIAYVNSMPVFIVSNPEWAKKFEEKGIPAVGDDIKAQIGATITHRTLATLFRERGVKLERTYQLNTGGNTDFLNMLNKDRLDSKKESKTEAVQSVLAERLDDPNIHIGPSDYVPWQKDNKLCFLRMEGKTFGDVPMNIELRLSVEDSPNSAGCVIDAIRCCKLALERGISGQLTSISAYTMKHPPEQFIDEKAYEMVNEFIEGKRER
- a CDS encoding small multi-drug export protein, giving the protein MDIILGILLVFGASVFELWAAIPIGLAIKLNPVLIGIFSALGAIFAAFLVSTVGDNIRERFMKWRYGKNKDIKNSSFYKIWNKYGIIGLGILSPLLFGAPLGAALGIALGARIKPLLIWMTIGIVIWSVLLTTAGYFGLMTFESRGYFAN